A genomic window from Streptomyces mirabilis includes:
- a CDS encoding ABC transporter ATP-binding protein, whose product MREVREAFARFWPLTRGDRKWLLLIIGCVVVAALAETASILLFAQLTDHALKAGSLSAFWEPAGAWLGVAVIGAIVGYLGNSLAVWTAERFVLRLRASVFRHVQDLPPDFFQKHRQGDLVERLTGDVEAIEQMVVSGVVGTVSAAFSAVFYATAALWLRWDLALVTFLLAPLFLVAARRFAGRIRTASQEERAADGAITSVVEESLGNVVLTQAYNRRRAEEKRLDREARAWMRASVRGARASEMYEQFVEVVETLCVLAVIGLGAWEISKGRMSLGQLLAFAAFLGYLYPPIRNLGQLGLTLTAATAGAERIQEILDTEPAVTEPAEPVRDWPVHGWVGFHGASFRYPGADRESLHDVTFTAGPGELVIVTGPSGAGKSTLSKLLTRFYDPTAGVVCLDGVPLPDVSLEFLRENVALLPQETLILHGTIRENIECGRPGASQADIERAATDAVAHDFISVLPDGYDTEIAPGTATLSGGQLQRIAIARAMLRSAPVLVLDEPTAGLDSIAARRVVQPLRRLMAGRTTIMITHDLSLAPDADRILVVDGGRLVEAGTHDELLAWGGAYARLAAPELDYLTARSV is encoded by the coding sequence ATGCGGGAAGTACGGGAGGCATTCGCACGCTTCTGGCCGCTGACGCGCGGCGACCGCAAATGGCTGCTGCTGATCATCGGCTGCGTGGTCGTGGCCGCGCTCGCCGAGACGGCCTCGATCCTGCTCTTCGCACAACTCACGGACCACGCCCTGAAGGCCGGTTCGCTCTCCGCGTTCTGGGAGCCGGCCGGAGCCTGGCTGGGCGTCGCCGTGATCGGCGCGATCGTCGGCTACCTCGGCAACTCGCTCGCCGTGTGGACCGCGGAGAGATTCGTCCTGCGCCTGCGCGCGAGTGTCTTCCGGCACGTCCAGGACCTGCCGCCCGACTTCTTCCAGAAGCACCGCCAGGGCGACCTGGTCGAACGGCTCACCGGTGACGTCGAGGCCATCGAGCAGATGGTCGTGTCGGGTGTCGTCGGGACGGTCTCCGCCGCCTTCTCCGCCGTCTTCTACGCCACCGCCGCGCTCTGGCTGCGCTGGGACCTCGCCCTCGTCACCTTCCTCCTCGCCCCCCTCTTCCTCGTCGCCGCCCGCCGGTTCGCCGGCCGCATCAGGACCGCCTCCCAGGAGGAGCGGGCCGCCGACGGCGCGATCACCTCGGTCGTCGAGGAGTCCCTCGGCAACGTGGTCCTCACTCAGGCCTACAACCGCCGCCGCGCCGAGGAGAAGCGGCTCGACCGCGAGGCGCGGGCCTGGATGCGGGCGTCGGTGCGCGGGGCGCGGGCGAGCGAGATGTACGAGCAGTTCGTCGAGGTCGTCGAGACGCTGTGCGTGCTCGCGGTGATCGGCCTCGGCGCCTGGGAGATCTCGAAGGGGCGCATGTCGCTGGGCCAGTTGCTCGCCTTCGCCGCGTTCCTCGGATACCTGTACCCGCCGATCCGCAATCTGGGGCAGCTCGGTCTCACCCTCACCGCCGCCACCGCGGGCGCGGAACGCATCCAGGAGATCCTGGACACCGAACCCGCCGTCACCGAACCCGCCGAGCCCGTCCGGGACTGGCCCGTGCACGGCTGGGTCGGCTTCCACGGCGCGTCGTTCCGCTACCCCGGCGCCGACCGCGAGTCCCTGCACGACGTGACCTTCACCGCGGGACCCGGCGAACTCGTCATCGTCACCGGCCCGAGCGGCGCCGGAAAGTCGACGCTCTCCAAACTCCTCACCCGCTTCTACGACCCCACGGCCGGCGTGGTCTGCCTGGACGGCGTCCCGCTGCCCGACGTGTCCCTGGAGTTCCTGCGCGAGAACGTGGCGCTGCTGCCCCAGGAGACACTGATCCTGCACGGGACGATCCGCGAGAACATCGAGTGCGGCAGGCCGGGCGCGTCCCAGGCGGACATCGAGCGGGCGGCGACGGACGCGGTCGCGCACGACTTCATCAGTGTGCTGCCCGACGGGTACGACACCGAGATCGCGCCCGGCACGGCCACCCTGTCCGGCGGCCAGCTCCAGCGGATCGCGATCGCCCGCGCGATGCTGCGCTCCGCGCCCGTCCTGGTACTCGACGAGCCCACCGCCGGGCTCGACTCGATCGCCGCGCGCCGCGTGGTGCAGCCGCTGCGGCGGCTGATGGCGGGCCGTACCACCATCATGATCACGCACGATCTGAGCCTGGCCCCCGACGCCGACCGGATCCTGGTGGTGGACGGCGGCCGGCTGGTGGAGGCGGGCACGCACGACGAGCTGCTGGCGTGGGGCGGGGCGTACGCCCGGCTCGCGGCACCGGAACTCGACTACTTGACGGCGCGGAGCGTGTAG
- a CDS encoding bifunctional metallophosphatase/5'-nucleotidase, translated as MLPTPRHRRTQRILAAAAGLATVGALAAAMPASAGQDRSTPHHHPGSGRYQDVQLLSFNDLHGNLEPPAGSSGRVTELQADGTTKSIDAGGVEYLATHLREARKGNKYSITAAAGDMVGASPLISGLFHDEPTIDALNKLDLDVTSVGNHEFDEGAKELGRLQNGGCHPTDGCYDKKAKFRGADFPYLAANVTDEKTGKPILKPYWVWKKNGVKVGFIGVTLEGTPNIVSADGVKGLKFGDEVETINKYAKVLQRQGVKSIVALIHEGGAPASTAYNYDCDSPGAGDGISGPIVDIAKNVTPAVDALVTGHTHQAYACTVPDPAGNPRMVTSASSFGRLYTDTTLTYDRWTGDIARTAVKSANHVVTRDVAKAADMTSLISKWKTLSAPIASRPIGYIAGEIGNTGNESPLGDMIADAQLAYAKSVDPEADLAVMNPGGIRAGLTYAASGSEGDGVVTYGEAYTVQPFANTVNLVNLTGAQVITALQQQVSGANEAAPKILQISKGLTYTLDLTKTGAARVVADSVKLNGAAIDPAATYRVAMNSFLAGGGDGFAELGKGGDVRVGGDDLAAFESYLTANSSATAPYPVPTADRITVVR; from the coding sequence ATGTTGCCGACGCCCCGGCACAGACGCACCCAACGCATCCTCGCCGCCGCCGCTGGGCTGGCCACCGTCGGCGCCCTGGCCGCCGCGATGCCCGCGAGCGCAGGGCAGGACAGGTCGACCCCGCACCACCACCCCGGCAGCGGCCGCTACCAGGACGTACAGCTGCTGTCCTTCAACGACCTGCACGGCAACCTGGAGCCGCCGGCCGGGTCGTCCGGCCGGGTCACGGAGCTCCAGGCGGACGGCACGACGAAGTCGATCGACGCGGGCGGTGTCGAGTACCTCGCCACGCATCTGCGCGAGGCCCGCAAGGGCAACAAGTACTCCATCACGGCCGCCGCCGGAGACATGGTCGGCGCCTCCCCGCTGATCTCCGGGCTTTTCCACGACGAGCCGACGATCGACGCGCTGAACAAGCTCGACCTGGATGTGACGAGCGTCGGCAACCACGAGTTCGACGAGGGTGCCAAGGAGCTGGGCCGCCTGCAGAACGGCGGCTGCCACCCCACGGACGGCTGCTACGACAAGAAGGCGAAGTTCCGGGGCGCCGACTTCCCGTACCTCGCGGCGAACGTCACCGACGAGAAGACCGGCAAGCCGATTCTCAAGCCCTATTGGGTGTGGAAGAAGAACGGCGTCAAGGTCGGCTTCATCGGCGTGACGCTGGAAGGCACCCCGAACATCGTGTCGGCCGACGGCGTCAAGGGACTGAAGTTCGGCGACGAGGTCGAGACGATCAACAAGTACGCCAAGGTGCTCCAGCGCCAGGGCGTGAAGTCGATCGTCGCGCTGATCCACGAGGGCGGTGCACCCGCGTCGACGGCGTACAACTACGACTGCGACAGCCCCGGCGCCGGTGACGGCATCTCCGGGCCGATCGTCGACATCGCCAAGAACGTCACGCCGGCCGTGGACGCCCTGGTCACCGGGCACACCCACCAGGCGTACGCGTGCACCGTCCCGGACCCGGCGGGCAACCCGCGCATGGTGACGTCGGCCTCGTCCTTCGGCCGCCTCTACACGGACACGACGCTGACGTACGACCGCTGGACCGGCGACATCGCGCGTACGGCGGTGAAGTCGGCGAACCACGTGGTCACCCGTGACGTGGCGAAGGCCGCCGACATGACGTCCCTGATCAGCAAGTGGAAGACGCTCTCCGCCCCGATCGCCTCGCGTCCCATCGGTTACATCGCGGGCGAGATCGGCAACACCGGTAACGAGTCCCCGCTCGGCGACATGATCGCCGACGCGCAGCTCGCGTACGCCAAGTCCGTCGACCCCGAGGCCGACCTCGCGGTGATGAACCCGGGCGGCATCCGCGCCGGGCTCACCTATGCGGCGAGCGGCAGTGAGGGCGACGGGGTGGTGACGTACGGGGAGGCGTACACGGTCCAGCCGTTCGCCAACACCGTCAACCTGGTGAACCTCACCGGCGCTCAGGTGATCACGGCACTCCAGCAGCAGGTCAGCGGGGCCAACGAGGCCGCGCCGAAGATCCTGCAGATCTCCAAGGGCCTGACCTACACGCTGGACCTGACGAAGACCGGCGCGGCACGGGTGGTCGCCGACTCGGTCAAGCTCAACGGCGCGGCGATCGACCCCGCCGCCACCTACCGCGTCGCGATGAACTCCTTCCTCGCGGGCGGCGGCGACGGCTTCGCCGAGCTCGGCAAGGGCGGAGACGTCCGGGTCGGCGGCGACGACCTGGCGGCCTTCGAGTCCTACCTGACGGCCAACTCCTCGGCCACGGCGCCGTACCCGGTGCCGACGGCGGACCGGATCACGGTCGTGCGGTAG
- the mshD gene encoding mycothiol synthase, translating to MTSDDTAPHALTRSIETHTALSPAQVEDVLRLLAEAARADGQQAVSEQGRLQLKGGAREGVRHLLLTLGDELIGYAQLEDTDPVEAPAAELVVHPAHRGHGHGRALGSALLAESGKRLRVWAHGGHSAARHLAQVLGLTLFRELRQLRRPLTDLDLPEPKLADGVNVRTFVPGQDDAAWLALNAEAFAHHPEQGSLTQRDLDDRKAEVWFDPSGFFLAFRGDELVGFHWTKVHAEEGLGEVYVLGVHPGAQGGGLGKALTTIGLRHLARQGLPTAMLYVDADNKAALTVYERLGFRTHETDLMYRSES from the coding sequence ATGACCAGCGACGACACCGCGCCCCACGCCCTCACCCGCTCCATCGAGACCCACACCGCGCTCTCCCCGGCCCAGGTCGAGGACGTGCTCCGGCTGCTCGCGGAGGCCGCCCGGGCCGACGGGCAGCAGGCGGTCTCCGAGCAGGGCCGGCTCCAGCTGAAGGGCGGCGCCCGCGAGGGCGTGCGCCATCTGCTGCTGACCCTCGGCGACGAGCTGATCGGGTACGCGCAGTTGGAGGACACCGACCCGGTGGAGGCCCCGGCAGCCGAACTGGTCGTGCACCCGGCGCACCGCGGCCACGGCCACGGTCGGGCCCTGGGCTCGGCCCTGCTCGCCGAGTCCGGCAAGCGGCTGCGCGTGTGGGCGCACGGCGGGCACTCCGCCGCCCGGCATCTCGCCCAGGTCCTCGGCCTCACCCTCTTCCGCGAACTGCGCCAGCTGCGGCGGCCGTTGACCGACCTCGACCTGCCCGAACCGAAGCTCGCGGACGGCGTGAACGTCCGCACCTTCGTGCCCGGCCAGGACGACGCGGCCTGGCTCGCCCTGAACGCCGAGGCCTTCGCCCACCATCCCGAGCAGGGCTCCCTCACCCAGCGTGACCTGGACGACCGCAAGGCGGAGGTGTGGTTCGACCCGTCCGGGTTCTTCCTCGCCTTCCGCGGCGACGAACTCGTCGGCTTCCACTGGACGAAGGTCCACGCCGAGGAGGGCCTCGGTGAGGTGTACGTCCTCGGGGTCCACCCGGGTGCCCAGGGCGGCGGCCTCGGCAAGGCCCTCACCACGATCGGGCTCCGCCACCTCGCCCGGCAGGGCCTGCCGACCGCCATGCTCTACGTCGACGCCGACAACAAGGCGGCCCTGACCGTGTACGAGCGGCTCGGCTTCCGCACGCACGAGACGGACCTGATGTACCGCAGCGAGTCCTGA
- a CDS encoding ABC transporter: MTAESGVAAGGIPSQGRPYIVARALLRPLWRTLPRRALVTGAVLGLLFAGIPRLFSLRLDTGTGLNLLRAAALTFALGLAFLLDDPARHITAAVPTRRPVRVGLRVALVAPSAVLWWTAALFLIPEQARPPVGAVTLEAAAMALLALAAAAVMVRFTNRAEPGGAVCVGLLAMAVLASLLLPERWTLFPAPSAPRWDGAHQTWAVVLVAATLAGAWSCAEPLRRWRLAAFAHR, encoded by the coding sequence GTGACCGCGGAAAGTGGGGTGGCCGCGGGCGGTATCCCGTCCCAGGGGCGCCCGTACATCGTGGCCCGCGCCCTCCTGCGTCCCCTCTGGCGCACCCTTCCCCGGCGGGCGCTGGTGACCGGTGCCGTCCTGGGGCTGCTGTTCGCCGGGATCCCGCGGCTGTTCTCCCTCCGGCTCGACACGGGGACCGGCCTCAACCTCCTGCGGGCCGCCGCGCTCACCTTCGCCCTGGGCCTGGCCTTCCTGCTGGACGATCCGGCCCGGCACATCACCGCGGCGGTGCCGACCCGGCGTCCGGTGCGGGTCGGCCTGCGGGTGGCGCTCGTCGCCCCGTCGGCCGTGCTCTGGTGGACGGCGGCGCTGTTCCTCATACCGGAGCAGGCCCGGCCGCCGGTGGGCGCCGTGACCTTGGAGGCCGCCGCCATGGCGTTGCTCGCGCTGGCGGCCGCGGCGGTCATGGTGCGGTTCACGAACCGGGCCGAGCCGGGAGGCGCGGTGTGCGTCGGACTCCTGGCCATGGCGGTGCTGGCATCCCTGCTGCTCCCCGAGCGGTGGACGCTCTTCCCCGCTCCGTCCGCGCCGCGCTGGGACGGCGCCCATCAGACGTGGGCGGTGGTCCTGGTCGCGGCGACGCTGGCCGGGGCGTGGTCCTGCGCGGAACCCCTACGGAGGTGGCGCCTCGCCGCCTTCGCTCACCGGTGA
- a CDS encoding ABC transporter permease — protein sequence MSELVTRTVVEEAAPTGVEPPAQDLHPNRTRAVIALARFEARELLMQIPMLVFLLLYVAYTGWGMFNGREGMDDYPVLQDVDRSTQTAPLLLALVLFVSINRAVLRSRRHGTDRHFDVLVMEPWRRSLAHALSAVPFAVFTALVVGFEFTWAALKPGAVGHGSLAELLVGPLSVLLAGTLGVLVARSVPFTFAVPPFVIGMYVLTTLVAASTQGTHWVRWLAPVVTEEGAHPFPADLLGRPAAWHVLYLVGLIVLLLCLALLINGGCSPRIKAITVLALAAMAQGIAGQAPGDSAALLAARAKASATPDKVQNCVTHERSTYCAYPEWTGRTADWAEVVQRVQSLAGGPASAERLTVRQRVDARSGLESDAALEPAKTPGVVTVGTRWGGNRIPEFAVGVASVLVTGDEASSVDVCDARAVIIMWLALGSESHPLTMLRHVRIDDSITGGGLALAPTNPISMNAAQTEVIKELLQKPRYSVIPKVKAHWSELTSPKTTTAQVAQLLGVPAPTDPGALSVKTCGE from the coding sequence ATGAGCGAGCTGGTGACCCGCACGGTCGTGGAGGAGGCGGCCCCCACGGGGGTGGAGCCGCCCGCCCAGGACCTGCACCCGAACAGGACGCGGGCCGTCATCGCCCTCGCCCGCTTCGAGGCCCGCGAACTGCTGATGCAGATCCCGATGCTCGTCTTCCTCCTCCTGTACGTCGCCTACACCGGCTGGGGGATGTTCAACGGCCGGGAGGGCATGGACGACTATCCGGTCCTCCAGGATGTCGACCGGTCCACCCAGACCGCCCCCCTCCTCCTCGCCCTCGTGCTGTTCGTCAGCATCAACCGCGCCGTGCTCCGCTCCCGCAGGCACGGCACCGACCGGCACTTCGACGTGCTGGTCATGGAGCCGTGGCGGCGCTCGCTGGCCCACGCCCTGTCGGCCGTGCCGTTCGCGGTGTTCACCGCGCTGGTCGTGGGATTCGAGTTCACCTGGGCGGCCCTGAAACCCGGCGCGGTCGGCCACGGCTCGCTCGCCGAACTGCTCGTGGGCCCCCTGTCGGTACTCCTCGCCGGAACCCTCGGCGTCCTGGTCGCGCGGTCGGTCCCCTTCACGTTCGCCGTCCCGCCCTTCGTCATCGGCATGTATGTCCTCACGACCCTCGTGGCCGCGAGCACACAGGGCACGCACTGGGTGCGATGGCTGGCACCGGTGGTCACCGAGGAAGGCGCCCACCCGTTCCCCGCCGACCTGCTGGGCCGCCCGGCCGCCTGGCACGTGTTGTATCTGGTGGGGCTCATCGTGCTGCTGTTGTGCCTCGCGCTGCTGATCAACGGCGGTTGTTCACCCAGGATCAAGGCGATCACGGTCCTCGCCCTCGCCGCCATGGCCCAGGGCATCGCGGGGCAGGCCCCGGGTGACTCGGCCGCGCTGCTCGCGGCCCGCGCGAAGGCGTCCGCCACCCCGGACAAGGTGCAGAACTGCGTCACGCACGAAAGGTCGACGTACTGCGCCTACCCCGAGTGGACCGGCCGGACCGCCGACTGGGCCGAGGTGGTCCAGCGTGTCCAGTCCCTCGCGGGCGGCCCGGCCTCGGCCGAGCGGCTGACGGTGCGCCAGCGGGTCGACGCCCGCTCCGGCCTGGAGAGCGACGCCGCGCTGGAACCGGCCAAAACGCCGGGGGTCGTGACCGTCGGCACGCGCTGGGGCGGCAACCGGATCCCGGAGTTCGCCGTGGGGGTGGCCTCGGTTCTGGTGACAGGGGACGAGGCGTCCAGCGTCGACGTGTGCGACGCCCGCGCGGTGATCATCATGTGGCTGGCACTGGGCTCGGAGTCCCACCCGCTGACCATGCTGCGCCATGTCCGCATCGACGACTCCATCACCGGCGGAGGGCTCGCCCTCGCGCCCACGAACCCGATCTCCATGAACGCCGCGCAGACAGAAGTGATCAAGGAGCTGCTGCAGAAGCCCCGGTACAGCGTCATCCCCAAGGTGAAGGCCCACTGGTCGGAGCTCACGTCCCCCAAGACGACGACGGCCCAGGTGGCCCAGCTCCTGGGAGTGCCGGCGCCGACCGACCCGGGCGCGCTGAGCGTCAAGACATGCGGGGAGTGA
- a CDS encoding ABC transporter ATP-binding protein, producing MTPTVSASGLTLRYGGTVALDDVSLRLSEGVTGLLGPNGAGKTTLLRVLATAVPADRGAFTVLGHDPGTPSGRLDVRRALGYLPQTPAFHPDFSAFEFVDYVAILKELTDRSARHREVRRVLEAVDLSDVRGKRIKRLSGGMRQRVGLAAALVGEPGFLVLDEPTVGLDPEQRMRFREMIAEAGMRRTVLLSTHQTEDVAMLCHRVIVMVRGSVRFEGTPAELTARAAGRVWSSTARDPGARAGWRTGTGSFRNVGDPPKGAELLEPTLEDGYLLTLDGEPAEVAA from the coding sequence ATGACCCCCACCGTCTCCGCCTCCGGGCTCACTCTCCGGTACGGCGGGACCGTCGCCCTCGACGACGTCTCCCTGCGCCTGAGCGAGGGCGTGACCGGGCTGCTCGGGCCCAACGGCGCCGGGAAGACCACTCTGTTGCGGGTGCTCGCCACCGCCGTGCCCGCCGACCGGGGAGCCTTCACGGTGCTCGGGCACGACCCCGGCACACCCTCCGGCCGCCTGGACGTGCGGCGCGCGCTCGGCTATCTGCCGCAGACCCCGGCGTTCCACCCGGACTTCTCGGCCTTCGAGTTCGTCGACTACGTGGCGATCCTGAAGGAGCTGACGGACCGCTCCGCCCGGCACCGGGAGGTGCGGCGCGTGCTGGAGGCCGTCGACCTGTCCGACGTACGGGGCAAGCGCATCAAGAGGCTTTCGGGTGGTATGCGCCAGCGGGTCGGGCTGGCCGCCGCGCTGGTCGGCGAACCCGGCTTCCTCGTCCTGGACGAGCCGACCGTCGGCCTGGACCCCGAACAGCGCATGCGGTTCAGGGAAATGATCGCCGAGGCGGGCATGAGACGCACGGTCCTGCTCTCCACCCACCAGACCGAGGACGTCGCGATGCTCTGCCACCGCGTGATCGTCATGGTCCGCGGCAGTGTCCGCTTCGAGGGCACCCCGGCCGAGCTGACCGCGCGGGCGGCGGGGCGGGTGTGGAGCAGTACGGCCCGCGACCCCGGCGCGAGAGCCGGCTGGCGTACGGGCACGGGTTCCTTCCGCAATGTCGGTGACCCGCCCAAGGGTGCCGAGCTTCTCGAACCGACCCTGGAGGACGGCTACTTGCTCACTCTCGACGGCGAGCCGGCGGAGGTGGCGGCATGA
- a CDS encoding zf-HC2 domain-containing protein: MSGGDDEAIGGDRRDMGGGGENMSGWDEDAAAGRGTSGAGAGDADRTASGADGSPDGRWHADAEDLRAYARGELAPPRLWSVDTHLVACAPCREALATVSDPVVLDAGWERLDAELDAPRPRLLESLLVRIGVADHTARLLAATPVLRRSWLAAVALVLLMAVVATDAGRAASPTLFLALAPLLPLAGVALSYGPVLDPTYEMAVVSPLHGFRLLMIRTVAVLTTGLVLNGLATLALPVYGLRALAWLLPALALTGTGLALTARWGPVLPPCLVGGAWVALLMVAHAKADGGTLAPFTALGQGVAGAVAVLAAGLLYLVRDRFDFSPSHAFFAGPADFSDRSAA; encoded by the coding sequence ATGAGCGGCGGAGATGACGAGGCCATCGGCGGAGACCGCCGGGACATGGGTGGGGGTGGAGAGAACATGAGCGGGTGGGACGAGGACGCGGCCGCCGGTCGAGGCACGTCCGGTGCGGGCGCGGGTGACGCCGATCGGACCGCGTCCGGCGCCGACGGTTCCCCGGACGGGCGGTGGCACGCGGACGCCGAGGACCTCCGGGCCTACGCGCGGGGCGAGTTGGCGCCGCCCCGGCTCTGGTCCGTCGACACCCACCTCGTGGCGTGCGCGCCCTGCCGGGAGGCGCTCGCCACCGTGAGCGATCCGGTCGTCCTGGACGCCGGATGGGAGCGGCTCGACGCCGAGCTGGACGCGCCACGACCACGGCTGCTCGAGTCGCTGCTGGTGCGGATCGGCGTCGCCGACCACACGGCACGGCTGCTGGCGGCCACGCCCGTGCTGCGCCGCTCCTGGCTGGCCGCGGTCGCCCTCGTGCTCCTCATGGCCGTGGTGGCGACCGACGCCGGACGGGCGGCCTCGCCCACGCTGTTCCTCGCCCTGGCCCCCCTGCTCCCGCTCGCCGGCGTCGCGCTGTCCTACGGACCGGTGCTCGACCCGACGTACGAGATGGCCGTGGTGTCACCCCTCCACGGATTCCGGCTGCTGATGATCCGCACGGTGGCCGTGCTCACCACCGGCCTCGTTCTGAACGGCCTCGCGACCCTCGCACTCCCCGTGTACGGGCTGCGCGCGCTGGCCTGGCTGCTGCCCGCCCTCGCCCTCACCGGGACGGGGCTCGCACTGACCGCCCGCTGGGGGCCGGTCCTGCCGCCCTGCCTGGTCGGCGGAGCGTGGGTCGCGCTGCTGATGGTGGCCCATGCGAAGGCCGACGGCGGCACCCTCGCGCCGTTCACGGCACTCGGCCAGGGCGTCGCCGGCGCGGTCGCGGTACTGGCCGCCGGGCTGCTCTATCTCGTACGGGACCGGTTCGACTTCTCCCCCTCGCACGCCTTCTTCGCCGGCCCCGCCGATTTCTCCGACAGGAGCGCCGCATGA
- a CDS encoding RNA polymerase sigma factor: MRETRSDGELLRAIAVDTDRRAFEELYRRYAPWLTARLRGRCADAGVVDDVVQETFLAIWRGTARYREEGDAAGWLWRIGSRRLIDTLRGDGARGRLRQTLARFRHRHESSAEERVLAGVEHGDLAGALIRLSPELRAVLQATVIDGLTTREAAVLLGIPPGTVKTRALRARKQLREELA, encoded by the coding sequence GTGAGGGAAACGAGAAGCGACGGGGAGCTGCTGCGGGCCATCGCGGTGGACACGGACCGTCGCGCCTTCGAGGAGCTGTACCGGCGGTATGCGCCGTGGCTGACCGCGCGGCTGCGCGGCCGGTGCGCCGATGCCGGGGTCGTCGACGACGTCGTGCAGGAGACCTTCCTCGCCATCTGGCGCGGCACCGCGCGTTACCGGGAGGAGGGCGACGCGGCGGGCTGGCTGTGGCGCATCGGCTCGCGGCGGCTGATCGACACGCTGCGCGGTGACGGCGCGCGCGGCCGGTTGCGCCAGACACTGGCCCGCTTCCGCCACCGGCACGAGTCCTCCGCCGAGGAGCGCGTCCTGGCCGGGGTCGAACACGGCGACCTCGCCGGCGCGTTGATACGGCTCTCGCCCGAGCTGCGCGCGGTCCTCCAGGCCACGGTGATCGACGGACTCACGACCCGGGAAGCGGCCGTCCTGCTCGGCATTCCACCCGGCACGGTCAAGACGCGGGCCCTGCGGGCGCGCAAGCAGCTGCGGGAGGAGCTGGCATGA
- a CDS encoding GntR family transcriptional regulator, producing MVEYRIDRRSGVATYVQIVQQTKQALRLGLLEPGDKLPTAREVVEATAINPNTVLKAYRELEREGLVEARRGLGTFVKRSLGAAPADSPLRAELDDWAARAREAGLDHDDVAALFTAVLEKFSKGDKE from the coding sequence GTGGTCGAGTACCGCATCGACCGGCGCAGCGGTGTCGCCACCTACGTCCAGATCGTCCAGCAGACCAAACAGGCCCTGCGCCTGGGCCTGCTGGAACCGGGCGACAAGCTCCCCACGGCCCGCGAGGTCGTGGAGGCCACGGCGATCAATCCGAACACCGTCCTGAAGGCCTACCGCGAGCTGGAGCGCGAGGGTCTGGTCGAGGCCAGACGCGGCCTCGGCACCTTCGTGAAGCGCTCGCTGGGCGCCGCCCCCGCCGACTCGCCGCTGCGCGCCGAGCTCGACGACTGGGCGGCCAGGGCCCGCGAGGCCGGGCTCGATCACGACGACGTGGCGGCGCTCTTCACCGCCGTACTGGAAAAGTTCAGCAAGGGAGACAAGGAATGA